The Candidatus Zixiibacteriota bacterium DNA window CACTTTTCTTCATCGCAATCACTCTACCAATCTCTGCGGCAAGTTCAGGATCCATTTCAACATTGTGTTTGATCTCACATCGCCCATCTTCCTGTACAATTTCGGAAGGTCTGCCAACGGCAAGATTTTCAATCTTACTGCCGACATCTGCCAGTCTCGCAACATCGAGCGGTCGCAGATCATTAACTTCGCCGGATTCCATAATCTTGGTGACCCCAGCTTGAGCCAATTCTTGCATATTTGCCCCAAGCACCTGTTGTCGGATTCTGGCATGAACGATTTCCTCCTCGAGTCGCACCCGCATAATCTTATCCATATACACATCGTATGCGTCAGCCCTCTTGCGCCATTGATATTTACCGGCAGTTGCATGGACGGTTTCTGGTCTCTTTGACTGCAATTCTGCAATCTTCGCTATAGATCTCGTCCTCCCTAAATCACGATAGCCACAGAAAAGCCGATAAGCACCTATCGGCTCCCCAATTTGGCGATCCCACGGAAATGCCATTTCCTCCCAGATTTTCTTTTTTTCGGCTTCCATTTCTTTTCTTGTTATATTTTATCCCTCCAATCAATCGTACCATTCTTCGATCTCTTCCGGGCTTCGGAACGACGGGATATATTCCGGACTGGAATCTTTGCATGTCCCGGTGTTGATCTCTTTTGCCCGATGATATGCGTTGTAGATGGCGTAAACCCAAACGATGAGAGCGGTAATGAATCCTATCCCGATCGCCATAAGGACTATGCTGATCAACTGTGCCGCGAAGAGTACAAGTCCTTTTATGATCTGCCCGTTGTAGATTTGCCCCGCACCGGGCACAAGGAAAGATAAGACCGCCGCCAGACCTTCGTTCTTTGTTTGCATCGTAACGCCAGTTGCTACTCCGCATTTAGGGCAGATTACCGCCCTCGCATCGATTTCACTGCCGCAATTTCGGCAATATTTATAGTTTGTCGTATTTGTCGTATTTGTCATGTTCTTTCTCCTTTTTGATTGTAGGATCATGGATCATTGAAATTTTCTTTCTCAATATATGTTTAAAAATTTTAAATGATGCCGATCCTCTTCATTTCTTTTTCGATCGCTTCGAGTTCATCGGTTTCAGAATCGAATCGGTGTGATCCAAGAGATCCTGTCCCAAGCGCCTGTTGGGGATTTCTGTTGCGATAGTATATACCGCCGGGATCATTCCCCATTCCGGCTTGCCATCGATGAACGTTTTTGCGATAATATTCTCGCATCTGTTCTATGTGACGTTCTTTGGCACAATAAGTACAATATTTGCGTTGCCGCCCGGTGAGAACGTCACCGCAGATAATGCACCGTTTTTCTAATGTTATTTGATTTGTCATGTGATCCTCTGATTTAGCCCGAAAATCGAGCTTTTATTCATGCTATCACCTAATAACATATTAGTGGGGATATGTTATAAAGGTTTTGGTGGGTTTTAAAACTTTTAAAGTTTTAAACCTTATCAACTATAAAAATTCATGGAAAATAAACTCCGTATATTCCGTATATTCTTTTATTACAATTTGAATGAATTTTAAAACCCAAAAATAAACTCCGTATATTCCGTATATTCACCAAATTTCATATCCTTAACTTTGCCACATGACTTTAGAAAAAGAAAACCACTAACGGTCGGATGTGGTTAATTCGCAATTAAAGTCGAAAATCAATAACAAGAGCCTTAATTCCGGGGGTGACTTTAGCTTTTTAGAGGATGTATAAGTGTGTGTGTGTGTGTGTGTGTGTGTACATTCTAGCTAAAAAGCTAAAGTCATGTCAGAAAACCTTAGATTTTTGTTTATTATACTAGTATATTATATATATAATATACTAGTATATAGGCCTATTGTTACTGATTTTTCGATTCCACCTCATTAATATAAAAATATTTTTATAAGAAATCCAAAAATGACATGACTTTAATCCCGAATTAATGTAAAGTCACTACATAGTGTTTTTA harbors:
- a CDS encoding zinc-ribbon domain-containing protein → MTNTTNTTNYKYCRNCGSEIDARAVICPKCGVATGVTMQTKNEGLAAVLSFLVPGAGQIYNGQIIKGLVLFAAQLISIVLMAIGIGFITALIVWVYAIYNAYHRAKEINTGTCKDSSPEYIPSFRSPEEIEEWYD